A section of the Luteolibacter flavescens genome encodes:
- a CDS encoding lipopolysaccharide biosynthesis protein: MQAESVIDQPTDQPSPSPRDAGASQPAPGRRDPFASIDVSKDLRKNSVRGASYMSMARIAGLVLRIGSTGVLARMVSQSDFGLIGMTAVFTNFLAIFMDVGLSQATIQRPEINHRQISTLFWINVALSVLIAVVFAASAPLIAMFYNNAMELVTIIPVLALSFIFGGLGLQHSALLTRNMRYSVLAASEVGSSVAGVIAAIVMAKAGMGYWSLVGLALAPPIVKTLMLWAALRWMPSLPSRGNGVKSMLKFGGDVLGFNVVNYFSRQAGSLLIGRYCGANPLALYDRAYSLLLMPLGQINGPLGAVSIPALSRLQKEPDRFARYYLNAILLICSLSIPVIAGLTIFSDQVVLLWLGESWMATSEIFRLLAVAALIGGISNPAGWLLIALGETKRYRTMGVVNSLVIVAGFTAGVFLGPKVPGQQGSLQGVAIGYSLAMILTFIPYWAWSLKGTPVKLRQVMGTMMVPTVSCLPAGLAAWWILQQAGRIDAWGMVLAAIAAFGIIYAGVLLFGFRKLSFFRNIAGEFRK, translated from the coding sequence ATGCAGGCCGAAAGCGTGATCGACCAACCAACGGACCAACCTTCGCCCTCACCCCGTGACGCAGGCGCGTCACAGCCTGCACCCGGACGTCGCGACCCATTCGCCTCCATCGACGTCTCAAAGGACCTCCGGAAGAACTCCGTCCGCGGGGCTTCCTACATGTCCATGGCCCGCATCGCCGGGCTCGTCCTGCGCATCGGCTCGACCGGTGTCCTGGCCCGCATGGTCTCGCAGAGCGACTTCGGCCTCATCGGGATGACGGCTGTCTTCACGAATTTCCTCGCGATCTTCATGGATGTGGGGCTTTCGCAGGCCACCATCCAGCGCCCGGAGATCAATCACCGGCAGATCTCGACGCTCTTCTGGATCAATGTCGCGCTCTCCGTGCTGATCGCCGTGGTCTTCGCGGCGTCAGCACCGCTCATCGCGATGTTTTACAACAATGCCATGGAGCTCGTGACCATCATCCCGGTGCTGGCACTGAGCTTCATCTTCGGCGGACTCGGCCTGCAGCACTCGGCGCTGCTCACGCGGAACATGCGCTACTCGGTGCTGGCCGCATCCGAGGTGGGGTCGAGCGTGGCGGGTGTCATCGCGGCCATCGTGATGGCGAAGGCGGGGATGGGCTACTGGTCGTTGGTGGGCCTCGCGCTCGCACCGCCGATCGTGAAGACCCTCATGCTGTGGGCCGCGCTGCGCTGGATGCCCAGCCTTCCCTCGCGCGGAAACGGCGTGAAGAGCATGCTGAAATTCGGCGGCGACGTGCTCGGCTTCAATGTCGTGAACTACTTCTCGCGCCAAGCCGGCAGCCTGCTCATCGGCCGCTACTGCGGGGCGAATCCCCTGGCGCTCTACGACCGCGCCTACAGCCTGCTGCTGATGCCGCTCGGCCAGATCAACGGACCGCTCGGCGCAGTCTCGATCCCCGCCCTCTCCCGCCTTCAAAAGGAGCCGGACCGCTTTGCCCGCTATTATCTGAATGCGATCCTGCTCATCTGCTCGCTGAGCATTCCGGTCATCGCCGGGCTCACGATCTTCTCCGATCAGGTGGTTCTGCTGTGGCTTGGCGAAAGCTGGATGGCCACCTCGGAGATCTTCCGCCTGCTGGCCGTGGCCGCGCTCATCGGCGGCATCTCGAATCCCGCGGGGTGGCTGCTCATCGCCCTCGGGGAGACGAAGCGCTACCGGACGATGGGCGTGGTGAACTCGCTCGTCATCGTGGCCGGCTTCACCGCCGGGGTTTTCCTTGGACCGAAGGTCCCGGGCCAGCAAGGCTCGCTGCAAGGCGTGGCCATCGGCTACTCGCTGGCGATGATCCTCACGTTCATCCCCTACTGGGCATGGTCGCTGAAAGGCACGCCGGTGAAGCTGCGGCAGGTGATGGGCACCATGATGGTTCCCACGGTCTCGTGCCTCCCCGCGGGTCTCGCCGCATGGTGGATACTCCAGCAGGCGGGCCGCATCGATGCCTGGGGCATGGTGCTCGCCGCCATCGCCGCATTTGGCATCATCTATGCAGGCGTCCTTCTCTTCGGATTTCGGAAGCTCAGTTTCTTCCGCAACATCGCCGGAGAGTTCAGGAAATAG
- a CDS encoding glycosyltransferase, whose protein sequence is MRKVLFIAYHFPPSGGGGVQRSLKFVKYLPEAGYLPIVLTTEAPDGRRWTPKDQALMDEVPPEVQIHRVAIPDEVHVPGKLERAARELLGLRSRFGRTWMEQVIEAGTRIAAQQKPDLIFVTMSPFDGADAAAEISRRTGIPWVADLRDPWALDEFQLHRTGLHREMEKAQMQRSLESAALVIMNTPESARRVKETMPRIAPERVVSLTNGYDAEDFSGDAPPIGGGRFNIVHSGYFHAEQGLTERSRQRQYRLLGRTIPGVERLSRSHYYLLQAMEKWLAEAPDIASEVRMHCVGVLSRSDQALIDASPAKELFACSGYLSHAECLHYVRGADLLFLPMHKMPEGMKAGLVPGKTYEYMAAGRPVLATLPASDARDFLEYAGTGVFCDPGDVNGLLAELKDQHAKWKSGQQSCDWNAEFVRQFERKNLTADLAEFFDQVR, encoded by the coding sequence ATGAGGAAGGTGCTCTTCATCGCCTATCACTTCCCGCCTTCCGGTGGCGGGGGCGTGCAGCGCTCGCTGAAATTCGTCAAGTATCTGCCGGAAGCCGGCTACCTGCCCATCGTGCTGACCACCGAGGCCCCGGACGGTCGCCGCTGGACGCCGAAGGACCAGGCGCTGATGGACGAGGTCCCGCCCGAGGTGCAGATCCACCGCGTGGCCATCCCCGACGAGGTCCACGTGCCGGGCAAGCTGGAGCGGGCGGCGCGGGAGCTGCTGGGCCTGCGCAGCCGCTTTGGCCGGACATGGATGGAGCAGGTGATCGAGGCCGGGACGAGGATCGCGGCACAACAGAAGCCTGACCTGATTTTCGTGACCATGTCGCCCTTCGACGGCGCGGACGCGGCGGCAGAGATCTCCCGGCGCACCGGCATCCCGTGGGTCGCGGACCTGCGGGATCCGTGGGCGCTGGATGAATTCCAGCTCCACCGCACCGGCCTGCACCGCGAAATGGAAAAGGCACAGATGCAGCGCTCGCTGGAGAGCGCCGCGCTGGTCATCATGAATACTCCCGAGTCCGCGCGACGGGTGAAGGAAACCATGCCCCGCATCGCGCCGGAAAGGGTGGTCAGCCTGACGAATGGCTACGACGCGGAGGACTTCTCCGGCGATGCCCCGCCCATCGGCGGCGGGAGATTCAATATCGTCCACTCCGGCTATTTCCACGCCGAGCAGGGACTGACGGAGCGCTCGCGCCAGCGCCAGTATCGCCTGCTGGGCCGCACCATCCCGGGCGTCGAGCGTCTGTCGCGCTCCCACTACTACCTGCTGCAGGCCATGGAGAAGTGGCTGGCGGAAGCGCCGGACATCGCCAGCGAGGTCCGCATGCACTGCGTGGGTGTGCTTTCGAGGTCCGACCAAGCCCTGATCGACGCCTCCCCGGCGAAGGAGCTTTTCGCATGCTCCGGCTACCTCAGCCACGCCGAGTGCCTGCACTACGTCCGCGGGGCCGACCTGCTTTTCCTCCCGATGCACAAGATGCCCGAGGGCATGAAGGCGGGTCTGGTCCCCGGAAAAACCTACGAATACATGGCCGCCGGCCGCCCGGTGCTGGCCACCCTGCCGGCGAGCGACGCCCGGGACTTCCTTGAATATGCGGGCACCGGGGTCTTCTGCGACCCGGGCGACGTGAACGGACTGCTGGCCGAGCTGAAAGACCAGCACGCCAAATGGAAATCCGGCCAACAGTCCTGCGATTGGAATGCCGAATTCGTCCGCCAGTTCGAGCGAAAAAACCTCACGGCCGACCTTGCGGAGTTTTTCGATCAAGTCCGCTGA
- a CDS encoding glycosyltransferase family 4 protein has product MNPPPVRVLYSFPHKLGAGRICTTAWHQIEGASRSGARVTVLAGSQVRPLNDAVTVRTTLALGKLRVPYKLVGRDLACHWHDMTTARWLNANHREVDVVHGWPLGSLRTIRTAKRHGIPVVLERPNAHTAYAYEEVERENRDVGIVLPDNHDHEVDPKRLALEETEYAEADYLLCPSDFVAKTFLDRGFAESKLVRHQYGYDLSRFSPQQLSATRDGLVMIYAGVVEPRKGLHHALKAWLASGAHEKGTFMVCGEFVPGYRERLEPMLSHPSVKIMGHRKDLPELMRQADLFVLSSVEEGSALVTYEARGSGCVLLVSDASGAVCEHGHDGLIHPMRDVEALTSHIRLLDQERPLLEVLRAASISGLGQLTWDEAGRRLADVYRSVQRRLAAAAA; this is encoded by the coding sequence GTGAATCCCCCCCCAGTCCGAGTTCTCTACAGCTTCCCGCACAAGCTTGGCGCAGGTCGCATCTGCACCACCGCGTGGCACCAGATCGAAGGCGCATCGCGCTCCGGTGCCCGGGTGACCGTGCTGGCGGGCTCGCAGGTCCGCCCTCTGAACGACGCCGTAACCGTCCGGACGACACTCGCGCTCGGCAAGCTGCGCGTGCCCTACAAGCTCGTCGGCCGCGACCTCGCCTGCCACTGGCACGACATGACCACCGCGCGGTGGCTGAATGCGAACCACCGCGAGGTGGACGTGGTCCACGGCTGGCCGCTTGGCTCGCTGCGCACGATCCGCACCGCGAAGCGCCACGGCATCCCCGTGGTGCTGGAGCGGCCGAATGCCCACACCGCCTACGCCTACGAAGAGGTGGAGCGGGAGAACCGCGACGTGGGCATCGTGCTGCCGGACAATCACGACCACGAGGTGGACCCGAAGCGTCTCGCGCTGGAAGAGACCGAGTACGCCGAGGCGGACTACCTGCTCTGCCCGTCCGACTTCGTGGCGAAGACCTTCCTCGATCGCGGCTTCGCGGAGTCGAAGCTGGTACGCCACCAGTATGGCTACGATCTCTCGCGCTTCAGCCCGCAGCAGCTTTCGGCAACCCGCGACGGGCTGGTGATGATCTACGCGGGCGTGGTGGAACCGCGGAAAGGACTGCATCACGCGCTGAAGGCATGGCTTGCATCGGGCGCGCATGAGAAGGGCACCTTCATGGTCTGCGGCGAATTCGTCCCCGGCTATCGCGAGCGGCTGGAGCCGATGCTCTCGCACCCGAGCGTGAAGATCATGGGGCATCGCAAGGACCTACCGGAGCTGATGCGGCAGGCCGATCTCTTCGTGCTCTCCTCCGTGGAGGAAGGCAGCGCGCTCGTCACCTACGAGGCTCGGGGCTCCGGCTGTGTGCTGCTCGTCTCGGATGCCTCCGGCGCGGTGTGCGAGCACGGCCACGACGGCCTGATCCATCCCATGCGCGATGTCGAAGCCCTGACCTCCCACATCCGCCTGCTCGACCAGGAACGTCCGCTGCTGGAGGTGCTCCGTGCCGCCTCCATCTCCGGGCTCGGCCAGCTCACCTGGGACGAGGCGGGCCGGAGACTGGCGGACGTCTATCGCAGCGTGCAGCGGCGCCTGGCCGCGGCTGCCGCCTGA
- a CDS encoding chitobiase/beta-hexosaminidase C-terminal domain-containing protein, whose protein sequence is MAALLAAPFSASAKPTRVPSFGPNGTHWPELIPTPFMYDNTVSNIVHVPCNWTAIKSAIQAVTNAQANSGTLILVAPGTLTGNGSGSGANPVIENVGSTSWGQRVTVAPRDGYGSVKWEKGVRFVKVYGVCFAGFESIGISGVKMHGCRRSAFAWIKCTGHLGIYGTDGFVTEGIEVAELVQPDHYVVSDDSADLYAGGGGYDGWRFDGCYHAPRFFEVPYTGAKPHTDTFQMAAAGGGSYSNITLRDSAYFSSNNCAIQTGNVDGLFLERSYVVSGETSLSRYPHLPGGATEATSNAFNGSGKNFTAKDCVFIGGMGLNTTDAARPWAFVQNTKTNRTYGSSNQPQSGSWTVDTTLNQNNSGMPPYPTDSYLRTIWANPGATTDVQRPVFIPAGGTFNSPQQVTMTCSTAGSTIYYTLDGSTPTASSTRYTGPITVSATTTVRAFATAPSLTASPVEGADYVITNQVNKPVFSPDGGFFSSAQLVTISTSTSGASIRYTLDGSSPTASSTLYSGPVLISTSATLRAIGVKAGATNSAITSANFGIGDSYVSSDAWTNITIPTQTTRFTVRWNAVPDSMAVDAVTGLSFGSVDGYSDLACIARFNINGTIDARNGSSYQALATLNYTAGTIYRFQMDVDPATKKYSVTVTPNGGTPVLIAQNFSFRTEQAAVGSLDHFSLVALEGGSHMVSDIVFGTSTPPSAPQGLRVTSNP, encoded by the coding sequence ATGGCCGCCCTGCTTGCGGCCCCGTTTTCCGCATCGGCCAAGCCGACGCGGGTCCCATCCTTCGGCCCGAATGGAACCCACTGGCCGGAGCTGATCCCGACGCCGTTCATGTATGACAACACGGTGTCGAACATCGTCCACGTGCCGTGCAACTGGACCGCGATCAAATCCGCGATTCAGGCCGTGACGAACGCCCAGGCCAACAGCGGCACGCTGATCCTGGTGGCACCCGGCACCCTGACCGGCAATGGCAGCGGCAGCGGCGCGAATCCGGTGATCGAGAACGTGGGCTCCACGAGTTGGGGCCAGCGCGTCACCGTCGCCCCGCGCGATGGCTACGGCAGCGTGAAGTGGGAAAAGGGCGTGCGCTTCGTGAAAGTTTACGGCGTGTGCTTCGCCGGCTTCGAGTCGATCGGCATCAGCGGCGTGAAGATGCATGGCTGCCGTCGGTCCGCCTTTGCCTGGATCAAGTGCACCGGCCACCTCGGCATCTACGGCACGGACGGCTTTGTCACGGAGGGCATTGAGGTCGCCGAGCTGGTCCAGCCGGACCACTACGTGGTGAGCGACGATTCCGCGGACCTCTACGCCGGCGGCGGCGGCTATGATGGCTGGCGCTTCGACGGCTGCTATCACGCACCGCGGTTCTTCGAGGTGCCCTATACCGGTGCGAAGCCGCACACGGATACCTTCCAGATGGCGGCAGCGGGCGGTGGCAGCTACAGCAACATCACGCTGCGGGACAGCGCCTACTTCTCCTCGAACAACTGCGCCATCCAGACCGGCAACGTGGACGGACTCTTCCTCGAGAGATCCTACGTCGTCTCCGGGGAGACCTCGCTCTCCCGCTATCCCCACCTGCCCGGCGGCGCAACCGAGGCGACCTCGAATGCCTTCAATGGATCCGGGAAAAACTTCACCGCCAAGGACTGCGTCTTCATCGGCGGCATGGGCCTGAATACAACCGACGCCGCCCGTCCGTGGGCCTTCGTCCAGAACACGAAAACGAACCGGACCTACGGCTCTTCCAATCAACCTCAGTCGGGCTCCTGGACCGTGGACACCACGCTGAACCAGAACAACTCGGGCATGCCGCCCTACCCGACCGACTCGTATCTTCGCACGATCTGGGCGAATCCGGGCGCGACGACCGACGTGCAGCGCCCCGTCTTCATCCCGGCGGGCGGGACATTCAACTCGCCGCAGCAAGTGACCATGACCTGCTCGACCGCGGGCTCCACCATCTACTACACGCTGGATGGCAGCACGCCGACCGCATCGTCCACGCGCTACACCGGGCCGATCACCGTTTCCGCGACGACCACCGTGCGCGCCTTTGCCACCGCACCGAGCCTCACCGCTTCCCCGGTGGAGGGCGCCGACTACGTCATCACGAACCAGGTGAACAAGCCGGTCTTCTCCCCGGATGGAGGCTTCTTCAGCTCGGCGCAGCTCGTCACCATCTCGACCAGCACCTCCGGTGCCTCGATCCGCTACACGCTGGACGGCAGCTCGCCGACGGCATCCTCCACGCTCTACTCCGGCCCGGTGCTGATTTCCACGAGCGCCACCCTGCGCGCGATCGGCGTGAAAGCGGGTGCCACGAACAGCGCCATCACCTCCGCGAACTTCGGCATCGGCGACTCCTACGTCTCCAGCGACGCGTGGACGAATATCACCATCCCGACGCAGACCACGCGCTTCACCGTGCGATGGAATGCCGTGCCGGACTCCATGGCCGTCGATGCGGTGACCGGCCTGTCCTTCGGCTCGGTGGATGGCTACAGCGACCTCGCCTGCATCGCCCGCTTCAATATCAATGGCACCATTGATGCCAGAAATGGTAGCTCCTACCAGGCGCTCGCCACGCTGAACTACACCGCCGGGACGATCTACCGCTTCCAGATGGACGTTGATCCCGCGACCAAGAAATACTCCGTGACCGTCACTCCGAATGGCGGGACACCGGTGCTCATCGCGCAGAATTTCAGCTTCCGCACCGAGCAAGCCGCGGTCGGCAGCCTCGACCATTTTTCGCTCGTGGCTCTGGAAGGCGGCTCGCACATGGTGTCGGACATCGTCTTTGGCACCTCGACGCCGCCCTCCGCACCCCAAGGCCTGCGCGTGACGTCAAATCCCTGA
- a CDS encoding glycosyltransferase family 2 protein has product MISVVIPSYNRRDCVLALLADVYAQEGADFEVIVVDDRSPDDSVEAIRREYPQVTLLVNEKNGGPAVTRNRGIRAAKGDIIVGLDSDVTVPDRHVLANVEKRFRAHPTVTGLAFRLYKPDGKSEDTPRWWHPVPIGQYADKSFLTSYFSGTAYAFRREELIEAGMYPEILYMHYEEVELAFRILDKGGSILHCPELSVLHHANEVSRRSEVSVFYKPRNQVLVAVACLPGFKALQYAIPRMVFQFITACRRGHVKDFMRAMKSASQLIPRRLEKREPLRSETMKRIGALKHGLAP; this is encoded by the coding sequence GTGATCAGCGTTGTCATTCCCAGCTACAATCGCCGCGACTGCGTTCTCGCGCTGCTGGCCGACGTCTATGCCCAGGAAGGTGCGGACTTCGAGGTCATCGTCGTGGACGACCGTTCGCCCGACGATAGCGTCGAGGCCATCCGCCGCGAATACCCACAGGTCACCCTGCTGGTGAACGAGAAGAACGGCGGCCCAGCCGTGACTCGCAACCGCGGCATCCGTGCTGCGAAAGGAGACATCATCGTCGGCCTCGACAGCGACGTGACCGTGCCCGACCGCCATGTGCTGGCGAATGTGGAAAAGCGCTTCCGTGCGCACCCCACCGTCACCGGCCTCGCCTTCCGCCTCTACAAGCCGGACGGCAAGTCCGAGGACACGCCGCGCTGGTGGCACCCGGTGCCGATCGGACAGTATGCGGACAAGAGCTTCCTCACCTCCTACTTCAGCGGCACCGCGTATGCCTTCCGCCGGGAGGAGTTGATCGAGGCGGGCATGTATCCGGAGATCCTCTACATGCACTACGAGGAGGTGGAGCTCGCATTCCGCATCCTGGACAAGGGAGGCTCGATCCTCCACTGCCCGGAGCTCTCCGTGCTGCACCACGCAAACGAGGTTTCCCGCCGGAGCGAAGTCAGTGTCTTCTACAAGCCGCGGAACCAGGTGCTAGTCGCCGTCGCGTGCCTGCCGGGCTTCAAGGCACTCCAGTATGCGATTCCGAGAATGGTGTTCCAATTTATCACCGCATGCCGCCGCGGTCATGTGAAGGACTTCATGCGTGCGATGAAATCGGCCTCCCAACTTATCCCCCGACGCTTGGAAAAGCGTGAACCCCTGAGGTCCGAGACGATGAAGCGAATCGGCGCATTGAAACATGGGCTCGCCCCGTGA
- a CDS encoding glycosyltransferase family 2 protein, with amino-acid sequence MKADVAIVIVSYNSRDHIGACLESVFAQRKSVTQQVIVVDNDSRDDTVNFIRENFPQVELVLPGANLGFAKGVNLGVKHSDAEYVLLLNPDTEILDHAVDVIVDFARKNPGHGLYGGRTLRPDGSLEPSSCWGRPTLWSMTLFAFGLTTIAPKNRFLDPESLGSWQRDTVREVGVITGCFLLSPTKVWNELGGLDERYFMYGEDADLAMRAHSAGYRPVICPDAKLIHEVGGCSDTPVHKTMLLYRGKASLVRTHWTGLAQWLGLFFLATGTGLRAAISKVKKPNPEATNSAAARWQTLWAERNKWICGYGSPTA; translated from the coding sequence ATGAAAGCCGACGTAGCCATCGTCATCGTGTCCTACAATTCGCGGGACCACATCGGAGCCTGCCTCGAGAGCGTTTTCGCGCAGAGGAAGTCCGTCACCCAACAGGTCATCGTGGTCGACAACGACTCCCGCGATGACACCGTCAATTTCATCCGCGAGAATTTCCCGCAGGTGGAGCTGGTGCTGCCCGGTGCCAATCTCGGCTTCGCCAAGGGCGTGAATCTCGGCGTGAAGCACTCCGATGCGGAATACGTGCTGCTGCTGAATCCGGACACCGAGATCCTCGACCACGCGGTGGACGTCATCGTGGACTTCGCGCGGAAGAATCCGGGCCACGGTCTCTACGGCGGCCGCACCCTTCGTCCGGACGGCAGCCTGGAGCCGTCATCGTGCTGGGGCCGTCCCACCTTGTGGAGCATGACGTTGTTCGCCTTCGGCCTCACGACCATCGCGCCGAAGAACCGCTTCCTCGATCCCGAATCACTCGGCTCCTGGCAGCGCGACACGGTGCGCGAGGTCGGCGTCATCACCGGGTGCTTCCTGCTTTCCCCCACGAAGGTGTGGAACGAGCTCGGCGGACTCGACGAGCGCTACTTCATGTATGGCGAGGATGCCGACCTCGCGATGCGCGCGCACAGCGCCGGCTATCGCCCGGTGATCTGCCCGGATGCAAAGCTCATCCACGAGGTGGGCGGCTGCTCGGACACTCCGGTGCACAAGACGATGCTGCTCTACCGCGGCAAGGCGAGCCTGGTGCGCACGCACTGGACCGGCCTCGCGCAATGGCTCGGCCTCTTCTTCCTCGCCACCGGCACCGGCCTCCGCGCCGCGATCAGCAAGGTGAAAAAGCCGAACCCTGAGGCCACCAACAGCGCCGCCGCCCGCTGGCAGACATTGTGGGCCGAGCGGAACAAGTGGATCTGCGGCTACGGCAGCCCCACGGCTTGA
- a CDS encoding acyltransferase, whose translation MPSLSKMLNFAGSILDPRSYLHVLRLIHYCGYSHVRERGKVTKGRGTGLAPNASLRNGERIVMGHDCHIGERCYLWAGDSTGRIILGNYVSLAPEVFITASDYRFEAGKPFRQQAKNERDIHIGNDVWLGARVVVTAGVTIGDGCIVGAGAVVTKDLPAGSIAAGVPARVIGKREPVTAVETSPP comes from the coding sequence ATGCCCTCCCTCTCCAAAATGCTGAACTTCGCCGGATCCATCCTCGATCCGCGCTCCTACCTGCACGTCCTGCGGCTGATCCACTACTGCGGCTACAGCCATGTGCGCGAGCGGGGAAAGGTCACGAAGGGCCGCGGCACGGGCCTCGCGCCAAATGCCTCGCTGCGCAATGGAGAGCGCATCGTGATGGGCCACGACTGCCACATCGGCGAGCGCTGCTACCTCTGGGCCGGGGACTCCACCGGCCGCATCATCCTCGGGAACTACGTGTCGCTGGCACCCGAGGTCTTCATCACTGCCTCCGACTATCGCTTCGAAGCCGGGAAGCCTTTCCGGCAACAAGCGAAGAACGAGCGCGACATCCACATCGGCAACGACGTGTGGCTCGGAGCCCGCGTCGTGGTCACGGCCGGCGTCACCATCGGCGATGGCTGCATCGTCGGTGCCGGAGCCGTCGTCACGAAAGATCTGCCCGCCGGCTCGATCGCCGCGGGTGTCCCCGCCCGGGTCATCGGAAAGCGAGAGCCCGTCACTGCTGTAGAAACATCCCCCCCATGA
- a CDS encoding sugar transferase, which yields MIRLRHKVLIHSFRLFDQLMLVAAAALIIYFRPQLALLGGHAASPANYRITDTIGVLILALGWVGIFAYTIRYKADRFVALTTQIKDLVKATTLAAFWLMLVSGIFSVGSFNTLNILVFWGAVTGTGVVSRLFMRIFLMSARRSGYNYRYLLIIGANSRGNDVAAKIDAKPELGYKIVGFVAENESARQIWAEQGVHHGEVLGMLEDLQCVLKRERVDEMMVCLPVESRFSDIVNVVQHARELGVVVRLMPDLQDGSLFKNVHLEEFDGEHVITMFREQMLLQLLAKRMVDATLSATALVVLAPLMIIVAILIKVTSPGPVFFAQDRVGMNQRRFRIYKFRSMVVDAEAKKKELAHLNEIADGPAFKMKNDPRITAIGRFIRKTSIDELPQLFNVLHGEMSLVGPRPPLPDEVKMYEWLFRKRLSVKPGITCVWQISGRSNTTFERWMQMDSEYIDNWSIWLDLKILVKTVPAVLLGRGAS from the coding sequence ATGATTCGCCTTCGGCACAAGGTGCTGATCCATAGTTTCCGTTTGTTCGACCAGCTCATGCTGGTCGCAGCGGCTGCACTCATCATCTACTTCCGTCCGCAGCTCGCGCTGCTGGGCGGTCATGCGGCATCCCCCGCCAACTACCGCATCACGGACACCATCGGCGTCCTGATCCTGGCACTCGGCTGGGTCGGCATCTTCGCCTACACCATCCGCTACAAGGCCGACCGCTTCGTCGCGCTCACCACCCAGATCAAGGACCTGGTGAAGGCCACCACGCTTGCCGCGTTCTGGCTGATGCTCGTCAGCGGGATCTTCTCGGTCGGCAGTTTCAATACGCTCAATATCCTCGTCTTCTGGGGCGCGGTTACTGGCACGGGCGTGGTCAGCCGGCTCTTCATGCGCATCTTCCTGATGAGCGCGCGGCGGTCCGGCTACAACTACCGCTACCTCCTCATCATCGGCGCGAACTCCCGCGGCAACGATGTGGCCGCAAAGATCGATGCAAAGCCGGAGCTCGGCTACAAGATCGTCGGGTTCGTCGCGGAGAATGAAAGCGCCCGCCAGATCTGGGCAGAGCAGGGCGTGCACCACGGCGAGGTGCTCGGCATGCTGGAGGATCTCCAGTGCGTGCTGAAGCGCGAGCGCGTGGACGAGATGATGGTCTGCCTGCCGGTGGAGTCCCGCTTCAGCGACATCGTGAATGTCGTGCAGCACGCCCGAGAACTCGGCGTGGTCGTCCGCCTGATGCCGGATCTGCAGGACGGCTCGCTTTTCAAGAACGTCCACCTCGAGGAGTTCGATGGCGAGCACGTCATCACCATGTTCCGCGAGCAGATGCTGCTACAGCTCCTCGCGAAGCGCATGGTGGATGCCACGCTCTCCGCCACCGCGCTCGTCGTGCTCGCTCCGCTGATGATCATCGTCGCGATCCTCATCAAGGTGACGAGTCCGGGACCGGTCTTCTTCGCGCAGGACCGCGTAGGGATGAACCAGCGCCGCTTCCGCATCTACAAGTTCCGCTCCATGGTGGTGGACGCCGAGGCGAAGAAGAAGGAACTCGCGCACCTCAACGAGATCGCCGACGGCCCTGCCTTCAAGATGAAGAACGACCCGCGCATCACCGCGATCGGCCGCTTCATCCGTAAGACCAGCATCGACGAGTTGCCACAGCTTTTCAACGTGCTGCACGGCGAGATGAGCCTCGTGGGCCCGCGCCCGCCGCTGCCTGACGAGGTGAAGATGTACGAGTGGCTTTTCCGCAAGCGCCTGTCCGTGAAGCCCGGCATCACCTGCGTGTGGCAGATCAGCGGCCGCAGCAACACGACCTTCGAACGCTGGATGCAGATGGACAGCGAGTACATCGACAACTGGTCCATCTGGCTCGACCTGAAGATCCTGGTGAAGACCGTGCCCGCCGTGCTACTCGGCCGCGGGGCCTCCTGA